The following coding sequences are from one Clostridioides difficile ATCC 9689 = DSM 1296 window:
- a CDS encoding YicC/YloC family endoribonuclease: MAISMTGFGRGEYKDDNYYFLVECKTINHKYSDINIRLPRKISFLEDKVRNLVKNYVKRGRVDLYIKFDLLGKEDVNLNFDEGLASQYIDILKEIKNKFDIIDDISVMNVAKFPDIVKIEEKEEDEDLLWSMLNQAVEDALIKLREMRSEEGKKLAEDIAMRCDLLKNHIEEIEKYSSSVVEDYREKLNLRISELLDDPSIIDENRLAQEVAIYADKSSITEEIVRFKSHIGQLKNTIFKDDSIGRKIDFLIQEMNRETNTIGSKSSDINITNLVVEVKSELEKIREQIQNIE, translated from the coding sequence ATGGCTATAAGTATGACTGGTTTTGGAAGAGGAGAATACAAGGATGATAATTATTACTTTTTAGTAGAGTGTAAAACGATAAATCATAAGTATTCAGATATAAACATACGTCTTCCAAGAAAAATTTCATTTTTAGAGGATAAAGTTAGAAATTTAGTAAAAAATTATGTAAAAAGAGGAAGAGTAGATTTATACATAAAGTTTGACTTATTAGGCAAAGAAGATGTAAACTTAAATTTTGATGAGGGATTAGCATCTCAGTATATAGACATACTAAAAGAAATAAAAAATAAATTTGATATTATAGATGATATTAGCGTTATGAATGTTGCAAAGTTTCCTGATATTGTGAAAATAGAAGAAAAGGAAGAAGATGAAGATTTATTGTGGTCAATGTTGAATCAAGCAGTTGAAGATGCATTAATCAAATTAAGAGAAATGAGAAGTGAAGAAGGTAAAAAATTAGCTGAAGATATTGCCATGAGATGTGATTTATTAAAAAATCATATAGAAGAGATTGAAAAATACTCAAGTAGTGTTGTAGAAGATTATAGAGAAAAATTGAATTTGAGAATAAGTGAATTACTGGATGACCCAAGTATAATAGATGAGAATAGATTAGCACAAGAAGTTGCAATATATGCAGATAAAAGCAGTATAACAGAAGAAATAGTTAGATTTAAAAGTCATATAGGGCAACTTAAAAATACTATATTTAAAGACGACTCTATAGGTAGAAAAATAGATTTCTTAATACAAGAGATGAATAGAGAAACTAACACTATAGGTTCGAAGTCATCTGATATAAATATAACTAATTTAGTAGTAGAAGTAAAAAGCGAATTGGAAAAAATAAGAGAACAAATACAAAATATAGAATAA
- the dapF gene encoding diaminopimelate epimerase: protein MKFWKLHGIGNDFIAIDGRFDQINPSDYTALAKKVCHRRFSVGADGLLVVKDSKVADVEMVYYNSDGSRAAMCGNGLRCFCKFVYDNCIVKKESFTVDTLDGIKDIKINLTNREINSIRVNMGKGSFIAKDVPVLTNKERFVQESIKVLDRELKVTSMLMGVPHTVVIVDELDVDDVCKYGKEIENNKIFPEKTNVNFVKVEDKYNIHVYTWERGCGYTLGCGTGMTASAIVCNLLNMVESSVNVTSQGGTVKIDVGDFSYMTGPAVKICEGILEV, encoded by the coding sequence ATGAAATTTTGGAAACTACATGGAATAGGAAATGATTTTATAGCAATAGATGGAAGATTCGACCAGATAAATCCATCTGATTATACTGCTTTAGCAAAAAAAGTATGCCATAGAAGATTTTCTGTAGGAGCGGATGGATTGTTAGTTGTGAAAGATTCAAAAGTTGCAGATGTAGAAATGGTATATTATAATTCTGATGGTTCAAGAGCAGCTATGTGTGGAAATGGCCTTAGATGTTTTTGTAAATTTGTTTATGATAATTGTATAGTTAAAAAAGAAAGTTTTACAGTAGATACATTAGATGGTATAAAAGATATAAAAATAAATCTTACCAATAGAGAAATAAACTCTATAAGAGTCAATATGGGAAAAGGAAGTTTTATAGCTAAGGACGTTCCTGTACTTACAAATAAAGAACGTTTTGTGCAAGAAAGTATAAAGGTTTTAGATAGGGAGCTTAAAGTTACTTCTATGTTGATGGGGGTTCCTCATACAGTAGTTATAGTAGATGAATTAGATGTAGATGATGTTTGTAAATATGGAAAAGAGATTGAAAATAATAAAATATTTCCTGAAAAAACGAATGTAAATTTTGTAAAGGTAGAAGATAAGTATAATATACATGTTTATACTTGGGAAAGAGGTTGTGGATATACTTTAGGTTGTGGTACTGGTATGACTGCATCAGCAATAGTGTGCAATTTACTTAATATGGTAGAAAGTAGTGTAAATGTAACGTCTCAAGGTGGAACAGTTAAAATAGATGTAGGAGATTTCTCTTATATGACAGGTCCAGCAGTAAAAATATGTGAAGGTATTTTGGAGGTTTAA
- the ltaE gene encoding low-specificity L-threonine aldolase, translating to MRFIDLRSDTVTMPTDEMREAMAKAPVGDSIFRDDPTVNKLEELAAAKVGKEDAIFLPSGTFGNQLALFTHCLRGQEIIIGKGYHIVTHEVGAPAVIAGVQLRTIDEDESGALNPELVEKAIRRDDIHEPQTGLICVENAYSGGTVVSLDNLREIKKIAEKHNLPVHLDGARLFNAALTLGVEAKEIAKCCDSVMFCVSKGLAAPMGSILAGSKEFIAKARRKQKVMGGGMRQVGIVAAAGIIAIEKMTLRLNEDHENAKYLACELNKIDGIEVNNVNPDISMVFFKMSEDIIKEDVLIKEFFERNIKINKMENGEYRFVTHVDITKEDLDYVLKTLKELIGVC from the coding sequence ATGAGATTTATCGATTTAAGAAGTGATACTGTTACTATGCCTACTGACGAAATGAGAGAAGCTATGGCAAAGGCTCCTGTTGGAGATTCAATCTTTAGAGATGACCCTACTGTAAATAAACTTGAAGAATTAGCAGCAGCTAAAGTTGGAAAAGAAGATGCTATTTTCCTTCCAAGTGGAACTTTTGGGAATCAATTAGCTCTATTTACTCATTGCCTAAGAGGGCAAGAAATAATTATTGGTAAAGGTTATCACATTGTGACTCATGAGGTTGGGGCACCTGCTGTAATAGCTGGAGTTCAGCTTAGAACTATAGATGAAGACGAAAGTGGAGCTCTAAATCCTGAACTTGTTGAAAAGGCAATTAGAAGAGATGACATACATGAACCACAGACAGGGCTTATATGTGTAGAAAATGCATATTCAGGTGGAACAGTTGTGAGTCTTGATAATTTAAGAGAAATTAAAAAAATAGCTGAGAAACATAACTTACCAGTACATTTAGATGGAGCAAGATTATTTAACGCAGCATTAACTTTGGGTGTAGAAGCTAAAGAAATAGCAAAGTGTTGTGATAGTGTTATGTTCTGTGTGTCAAAAGGTTTAGCTGCACCAATGGGTTCTATACTTGCTGGAAGTAAAGAATTTATAGCAAAAGCTAGAAGAAAGCAAAAAGTTATGGGTGGGGGAATGAGACAAGTAGGTATAGTTGCAGCAGCTGGTATAATTGCCATTGAAAAAATGACTTTAAGATTGAATGAAGACCATGAAAATGCAAAATATTTAGCTTGTGAATTAAATAAAATTGATGGCATTGAAGTAAACAATGTTAATCCAGATATAAGTATGGTATTTTTTAAGATGAGTGAAGATATTATAAAAGAGGATGTTTTAATAAAAGAATTTTTTGAAAGAAATATAAAAATTAATAAAATGGAAAATGGTGAATATAGATTTGTAACTCATGTAGATATTACTAAGGAAGATTTAGACTATGTTTTAAAAACACTTAAAGAATTAATAGGTGTATGTTAA